From the Nonlabens marinus S1-08 genome, one window contains:
- a CDS encoding MBL fold metallo-hydrolase codes for MKNLLWICLLTITALSCKEAETTVDQTETSEEEMINEEADNANVIPDIQIRPISHATFVMNWNDQIIYVDPVGGAAVFENMPDAEVILVTDIHGDHMNPETIAAVKNESNFLFVPQAVADKLDAKLRPTVIVNNGEAATRNGLRITAIPMYNITEGRLDKHPKGRGNGYVLEKDGYRIYISGDTEGIPEMRNLQNIDKAFVCMNLPYTMDVEQAADAVLEFAPKEVVPYHYRGQDKFSDIEKFKSLVNSENPDIEVTLLEWYPSRAK; via the coding sequence ATGAAAAACCTACTTTGGATTTGTTTATTGACCATTACCGCTCTATCCTGTAAAGAGGCCGAAACTACTGTTGATCAAACAGAAACTAGTGAGGAAGAAATGATAAATGAAGAAGCGGATAATGCTAATGTGATACCAGACATCCAGATACGGCCTATTTCACATGCCACATTTGTAATGAATTGGAATGATCAAATTATCTATGTTGACCCTGTTGGCGGTGCCGCTGTTTTTGAAAACATGCCAGATGCTGAGGTAATCTTAGTGACAGATATTCATGGCGATCACATGAATCCAGAAACTATAGCAGCTGTTAAAAATGAGAGTAATTTTCTTTTTGTTCCTCAAGCAGTCGCAGATAAATTAGATGCCAAATTAAGACCAACTGTTATTGTAAATAATGGTGAAGCAGCGACTCGCAATGGTCTAAGAATTACTGCTATCCCTATGTATAATATTACAGAAGGTCGCCTAGACAAACATCCAAAAGGACGTGGTAATGGATATGTACTGGAAAAAGATGGATACCGTATATACATATCAGGAGATACCGAGGGAATTCCTGAGATGAGAAATTTACAGAATATAGACAAAGCCTTTGTGTGCATGAATTTACCCTATACGATGGACGTGGAACAAGCAGCTGATGCTGTATTAGAATTTGCACCTAAAGAGGTGGTTCCTTACCACTATAGAGGTCAGGATAAATTCTCTGATATAGAAAAGTTCAAATCTCTGGTCAATAGTGAAAATCCTGATATTGAAGTCACCTTATTAGAGTGGTATCCTAGTAGAGCTAAATAA
- a CDS encoding trans-sulfuration enzyme family protein: MKKKKNQNYSCVHAGELKDTVYGGATAPIYTSTTYDYRGPGTNLYPRYFNTPNQVALAQKMAVLENTESAMIFGSGMAAISAVFMAFLKNGDHIIMQRAIYGGTSHFAAAEFDRVGITYTMLEHINEDTLQESLQENTRMVYIETPSNPLLEVTDIEMVSAFAKANSLITAIDNTFASPINQNPADFGIDLIIHSATKYLGGHSDICAGTVSGSQKHMETLWNTAKNYGGSLSDVTVHLLERSIKTLGLRVKQQSKTALKLATFLERHPDLEKVNYPGLKTHPQYKIAKKQMYGFGGMMSFELKEHVDHNDFLEELKVIKPALSLAGVESTILSPAQTSHSLLTPEERAEQGITDRLLRFSVGIEELNILIDDIEQAIEKSRKR, encoded by the coding sequence ATGAAAAAGAAGAAAAACCAAAATTACAGCTGTGTACATGCTGGCGAATTAAAGGATACAGTATACGGTGGCGCTACCGCGCCTATTTACACCTCTACCACATATGACTATCGCGGTCCGGGCACTAATTTGTATCCGCGATATTTCAACACTCCTAATCAAGTAGCTCTAGCCCAAAAAATGGCGGTACTTGAAAATACAGAGTCTGCCATGATTTTTGGTAGTGGAATGGCAGCGATCAGTGCTGTATTTATGGCTTTTCTCAAGAATGGAGATCACATTATCATGCAACGTGCTATCTATGGCGGGACCTCACATTTCGCTGCGGCCGAATTTGATCGTGTAGGCATAACTTATACGATGTTAGAGCATATAAACGAGGATACATTGCAAGAGAGCCTTCAGGAGAATACCAGAATGGTGTACATCGAGACTCCTAGCAATCCACTATTAGAAGTGACAGATATTGAAATGGTTTCCGCTTTCGCGAAAGCGAACTCCTTAATCACCGCTATCGATAACACCTTTGCCTCACCTATCAACCAGAATCCTGCAGATTTTGGCATCGATTTGATCATTCATAGCGCTACCAAATATTTAGGTGGTCACAGCGATATTTGCGCAGGAACGGTAAGCGGTTCACAGAAACATATGGAAACGTTGTGGAATACGGCCAAAAATTATGGGGGCAGTTTAAGTGATGTTACAGTACACCTATTAGAGCGCAGTATTAAAACCTTAGGATTAAGAGTAAAGCAGCAATCTAAAACAGCGTTGAAGTTAGCGACTTTTCTAGAACGACACCCAGATCTTGAAAAAGTAAATTATCCGGGTCTAAAAACTCATCCACAATATAAAATTGCCAAAAAACAGATGTACGGCTTTGGCGGCATGATGTCTTTTGAGCTAAAAGAGCATGTCGATCACAATGACTTTCTAGAAGAATTAAAAGTGATCAAACCAGCTTTGAGTCTTGCGGGAGTAGAATCTACCATTCTTTCACCAGCTCAAACTTCTCACAGCTTACTGACACCAGAAGAACGAGCTGAGCAAGGTATCACCGATCGCTTACTGCGATTCTCCGTCGGGATTGAAGAGTTGAATATCTTGATTGACGATATTGAGCAGGCGATTGAAAAGAGCCGTAAACGATAA
- the bshB1 gene encoding bacillithiol biosynthesis deacetylase BshB1 produces the protein MKLDILAIGAHPDDIELSCAGVLAKEHAAGKKIGILDLTRGELGTRGTPEIRDLEASDAGKILGAQVRENLGFADGFFLNDREHQLKIIEVIRKYRPEIVFCNAVKDRHPDHGRGSSVASISCFLSGLRKIETSFKGEPQEAWRPKHVYHYIQWQDMDPDIVVDISGFIDKKIDSVKAYNSQFFDPNNKEPSTPISSNNFFESIRYRAANLGRLIGTDHAEGFMTERYPAVESIFDLI, from the coding sequence ATGAAATTAGATATACTAGCGATAGGTGCCCATCCTGATGATATTGAGTTAAGCTGTGCAGGTGTGCTGGCTAAGGAACATGCCGCAGGAAAAAAAATTGGTATCCTAGACCTAACTCGTGGAGAATTAGGGACTCGCGGTACACCTGAGATAAGGGATCTTGAAGCTAGTGATGCTGGTAAAATCCTAGGCGCTCAGGTGCGAGAAAACCTAGGCTTTGCTGATGGTTTTTTTCTTAACGATAGGGAGCATCAATTAAAGATTATAGAGGTCATCCGCAAATACCGCCCAGAAATTGTTTTTTGTAACGCCGTTAAAGACCGGCATCCAGATCATGGGCGTGGCTCTAGTGTTGCTAGCATAAGCTGTTTTCTTTCTGGACTACGCAAAATAGAGACCTCCTTTAAGGGTGAACCACAAGAGGCGTGGAGACCTAAACATGTCTATCATTACATTCAATGGCAAGACATGGATCCAGATATCGTAGTAGACATCAGCGGGTTTATCGATAAAAAGATTGATTCCGTAAAAGCTTACAACTCTCAATTCTTTGATCCTAATAATAAGGAGCCTTCGACGCCTATTAGTAGCAACAACTTTTTTGAATCTATTCGATACCGAGCAGCAAACCTAGGAAGACTCATAGGAACAGATCACGCAGAGGGCTTTATGACAGAGCGTTATCCAGCTGTAGAAAGTATATTTGATTTGATATAA